One Gossypium hirsutum isolate 1008001.06 chromosome A11, Gossypium_hirsutum_v2.1, whole genome shotgun sequence genomic window carries:
- the LOC107892366 gene encoding tyrosine-specific transport protein → MLLSHHPSFISSLKSRLSLPYLYTQPHRLSIPYTPVFKNKPLPFFAITQHFFSTLPSKNHQPLLKSTPQSSALPVFPLDDEEHNVETVNNQLPERSQQEDKSFWGAVSLIIGTAVGPGMLGLPAATIKSGPLPSTIAIILSWVYVISSIILVAELSFAVMEEEGVAEVSFTGLATKALGSHFGAFVAVIYASLSFSLLVACVSGIGSIVCQWFPWMNLLLAHALFPLAAGTVIMFFPFKVIDVSNRLLCFLMLFSITALVAIGLSVARANVLSSFAHASWSLSSILPAIPVTVLTLGFHVITPFICKIAGNSVSEARNAILIGGAVPLVMVVSWNLIVLGLAGNTSPKDPISLLLSVNPSALSAVQGFAFSALATSLIGYAVSFPKQVLDTLELILGKTNLQKQIPYQSQLVSNGSGKVGFVIYSSQHECGKFGKVSFRSASEDEQLLRTTDLKSLEIFVMPLVLSAPVLIASFFRSTFSKALDFAGVYANCFLFGILPPAMAYIQQSRKKLRFSILPGGDVALALLFGVAVVLGIWH, encoded by the exons ATGTTACTTTCTCACCATCCATCTTTCATCTCATCATTGAAGTCAAGACTCAGTCTTCCATATCTCTACACTCAGCCTCACAGGCTGTCCATTCCCTACACACCGGTATTCAAGAATAAGCCTCTTCCATTCTTTGCCATAACCCAACATTTCTTCTCTACATTACCCTCCAAGAATCACCAGCCGCTCCTTAAATCTACACCCCAAAGTTCGGCACTTCCTGTTTTTCCCCTTGATGATGAGGAACATAATGTTGAAACAGTGAACAATCAGCTACCAGAAAGATCCCAACAAGAAGACAAGAGCTTCTGGGGTGCTGTTAGTTTGATTATTGGTACGGCTGTAGGGCCTGGAATGTTGGGTTTACCCGCTGCAACGATAAAATCAGGTCCACTTCCATCAACCATTGCCATTATTCTTTCTTGGGTTTATGTTATTTCCTCCATCATTCTTGTTGCAGAACTAAGTTTTGCAGTAATGGAAGAAGAGGGTGTAGCGGAAGTGAGCTTTACTGGCCTTGCAACAAAGGCATTAGGAAGTCATTTTGGTGCTTTTGTTGCGGTCATTTATGCCTCCCTTAGTTTTTCTTTATTAGTGGCTTGTGTTTCAGGCATTGGTTCAATAGTGTGTCAATGGTTTCCTTGGATGAATTTGTTATTGGCTCATGCTTTGTTTCCACTAGCTGCTGGGACTGTTATTATGTTCTTTCCGTTCAAGGTCATTGATGTTTCAAACAGGCTTTTATGCTTCCTCATGCTTTTCTCCATTACTGCATTGGTGGCCATTGGTTTATCTGTGGCCAGAGCAAATGTATTAAGCTCCTTTGCCCATGCCTCATGGAGTCTATCATCAATTTTGCCTGCAATTCCTGTTACTGTACTCACATTAGGATTCCATGTTATCACTCCTTTTATTTGCAAGATTGCTGGAAATTCAGTATCCGAGGCTCGAAACGCAATACTGATCGGAGGGGCTGTTCCTTTAGTTATGGTTGTGTCATGGAATTTGATTGTTTTAGGACTGGCTGGAAATACCTCCCCCAAAGACCCTATATCCCTTTTACTTTCAGTGAATCCTTCTGCTTTGTCTGCAGTTCAAGGCTTTGCATTTTCTGCTTTGGCAACTAGCCTGATAGGATATGCTGTAAGCTTTCCAAAGCAAGTTCTTGATACTCTGGAACTGATCCTAGGGAAAACAAATTTGCAAAAGCAAATTCCTTATCAATCTCAATTGGTCTCTAATGGTTCAGGCAAAGTTGGTTTTGTGATTTATTCGAGTCAGCATGAATGCGGAAAGTTCGGGAAAGTTTCATTTCGATCTGCTTCAGAAGATGAACAACTGTTAAGAACAACTGACCTTAAATCATTAGAAATATTTGTAATGCCACTAGTGCTCAGTGCTCCAGTTCTTATAGCTTCCTTCTTCCGCTCAACTTTTTCAAAAGCCCTTGATTTTGCTGGGGTTTATGCAAACTGTTTCCTCTTTGGCATCCTTCCCCCTGCAATGGCATATATACAGCAGTCAAGGAAGAAGCTCAG GTTCTCGATCCTCCCGGGAGGAGACGTGGCGCTTGCACTACTTTTTGGCGTCGCAGTTGTTTTGGGGATATGGCATTAG
- the LOC107892375 gene encoding U11/U12 small nuclear ribonucleoprotein 65 kDa protein: MAAIPSSQPFSSPQIQQFGYQGVEGATSNPLGADSVATLLIRHLPEAIPPETLLRLFSHYGASSVRPCSSGKLRNCAFVDFKNEALASQAHRQLNGLRFLGKVLLVERASKPAEHNKPQQTGVQLGKDFSQSASLLKDANSTRDPNLGSRSGSIPASEPIAPRLGVDYPFPPHLEYAYPPPDGNILTNIVNALIAVPRFYTQVLHLMNKMNIPAPFRMALPTPPLPPPVPAPQQPPPPPASTLAQPHLEDASSSESEMESSDEEFNDKGVPKSARKRARREVIVGPAIDKSVAHEAVGVKPATLIPKEIPLIKKKNPLLQIKIAPKHIPYEQKDDGADDDHKQILEEPNEEGLGAKQFASADELEKGKLPPEEILSLPMFKNYTAGNPASVLYIKNLAKDVVPEDFYFIFGSLFGSIDAAASGLNVKLMQEGRMRGQAFVTFPSVELAHRALNLVNGYVFKGKPIIVQFGRNPAAAKTN; encoded by the exons ATGGCTGCTATTCCATCGTCACAGCCTTTTAGCAGTCCTCAAATACAGCAATTTGGATATCAAGGTGTTGAAGGAGCAACGTCAAACCCTCTAGGAGCGGATTCTGTGGCTACCCTTTTGATTCGGCATCTTCCCGAGGCCATTCCTCCCGAAACCCTCTTGCGGCTTTTCTCTCACTACGGCGCGTCATCTGTTCGACCTTGCTCTAGTGGAAA GTTGAGAAACTGTGCATTTGTGGATTTCAAAAATGAAGCATTGGCTTCTCAAGCGCATCGTCAATTAAATGG CCTGAGGTTTCTTGGTAAAGTCTTGTTAGTGGAGAGAGCTAGTAAGCCAGCTGAACATAATAAACCTCAACAAACTGGAGTTCAGCTTGGAAAGGATTTTTCACAATCTGCATCTTTGCTGAAAGATGCCAACTCGACCAGAGACCCGAATCTAGGTTCAAGATCGGGATCAATACCTGCTAGTGAACCAATTGCTCCTAGACTTGGTGTAGACTATCCATTTCCTCCTCACCTTGA ATATGCTTACCCTCCACCAGATGGAAATATTTTGACTAATATTGTCAATGCACTTATTGCTGTTCCCCGCTTCTATACTCAg GTGTTGCACCTaatgaataaaatgaatattCCAGCTCCATTTCGTATGGCTTTGCCCACACCACCTCTGCCACCCCCAGTACCTGCACCACAACAACCACCCCCACCTCCTGCTTCCACACTTGCTCAGCCTCATTTGGAAGATGCATCTTCTAGTGAATCTGAAATGGAGTCTTCGGATGAG GAGTTCAATGACAAAGGTGTGCCAAAATCTGCAAGGAAGCGTGCAAGGCGAGAAGTTATTGTAGGCCCTGCAATTGATAAAAGTGTAGCTCATGAAGCTGTTGGAGTGAAACCTGCCACCTTGATCCCAAAAGAAATCCCATTGATTAAAAAGAAGAACCCTTTACTACAG ATCAAAATTGCCCCCAAACACATTCCATATGAGCAGAAAGATGATGGTGCTGATGATGACCATAAACAGATTTTAGAGGAACCGAATGAGGAGGGCTTAGGTGCTAAACAATTTGCTTCTGCTGACGAGttggaaaagggaaaattgccTCCAGAAGAAATCTTATCACTTCCAATGTTTAAG AACTATACAGCTGGTAATCCTGCTTCTGTGTTGTATATAAAGAACTTGGCAAAGGATGTTGTTCCTGAAGATTTCTACTTCATATTTG GATCATTATTTGGAAGCATTGATGCTGCTGCATCCGGTCTTAACGTGAAGCTAATGCAG GAGGGAAGGATGAGGGGTCAAGCGTTTGTGACATTTCCATCAGTTGAACTTGCTCATCGTGCTTTG AACCTCGTAAATGGATATGTGTTCAAAGGCAAACCAATAATTGTCCAGTTTGGCCGGAATCCTGCTGCagcaaaaacaaattaa
- the LOC107892396 gene encoding NAC domain-containing protein 87: protein MEEAIVVNKGDELIDLPPGFRFHPTDEEIITHYLTEKVMNSNFSASAIGEVDLNKCEPWDLPKKAKMGEKQWYFFCQRDRKYPTGMRTNRATEAGYWKATGKDKEIFKGKGCLVGMKKTLVFYKGRAPKGEKSNWVMHEYRLEGKFSYYNLPKGAKDEWVVCRVFDKNNTGTKKSPIPDHHQLLRMNSYGDDFMDYASLPPLMDPTYNSNKPGSSCTFMDGGDNEFKAAINNQTFLQVPPNHPYGSSNIFNPQIPIQNPVFFHQATPTSTYLHQGRTTAGTGLAGNDPANRRCKVEQFSSNQSMVSLSQDTGLSTEINNNEISSVVSKNDMEFGISKSFEDLRCLWDY, encoded by the exons ATGGAAGAAGCTATTGTTGTGAACAAAGGAGACGAACTCATCGATTTGCCTCCTGGGTTTCGGTTCCATCCCACTGATGAGGAGATCATAACTCATTATCTCACAGAGAAGGTGATGAACAGCAACTTCAGTGCAAGCGCTATTGGTGAAGTTGATTTGAACAAGTGTGAGCCTTGGGATTTACCTA AGAAAGCTAAGATGGGAGAGAAGCAATGGTACTTCTTTTGTCAGAGAGACAGGAAGTACCCGACGGGGATGAGAACAAACCGAGCAACTGAAGCTGGTTATTGGAAGGCAACTGGCAAAGACAAAGAGATTTTCAAAGGGAAAGGTTGCCTTGTTGGGATGAAGAAGACCCTTGTTTTCTACAAAGGGAGAGCTCCCAAAGGAGAGAAATCTAATTGGGTCATGCATGAATACAGACTTGAAGGCAAATTCTCTTACTATAATCTCCCCAAAGGTGCAAAG GATGAATGGGTTGTTTGTAGGGTTTTTGATAAGAATAATACAGGGACCAAGAAAAGTCCAATCCCTGATCATCATCAGCTGTTGAGAATGAATTCTTATGGTGATGATTTTATGGATTATGCTTCACTGCCTCCTCTCATGGACCCTACTTATAATTCCAACAAGCCTGGCTCCTCCTGCACTTTCATGGACGGCGGCGATAACGAATTCAAGGCCGCCATCAACAATCAAACCTTCCTTCAGGTTCCGCCAAATCATCCTTACGGAAGCTCCAATATTTTCAACCCACAAATCCCAATCCAAAATCCCGTCTTCTTCCATCAAGCCACTCCCACTTCCACCTACTTGCACCAAGGGAGGACCACTGCTGGAACTGGCTTGGCAGGCAATGATCCTGCTAACAGGCGATGCAAGGTGGAGcagttttcatcaaatcaatcaaTGGTCAGTCTCTCACAAGATACCGGTCTCAGCACGGAAATTAACAACAATGAGATTTCATCGGTGGTTTCCAAGAACGATATGGAATTTGGAATCAGCAAATCTTTTGAAGATTTGAGATGTTTATGGGATTACTAA